One genomic segment of Streptomyces sp. NBC_00239 includes these proteins:
- a CDS encoding phosphatidylglycerol lysyltransferase domain-containing protein, translated as MWYLRAVTFVNFLSAVWVSLGQDLRQHNIDDFYTPYMLTAGFASGMFTLLLAVTMGRRKRASWILNLVLSGLLLLGLGYGFSDEDISRHPQNWVSLVLTGAFFLALLLGRREFYAKGDRSNPKLAAAVGVFGLLFTSLAAAVLVGLTNQAHGAGSSFMDRWRYGVMRLVTLAADDSAYRGISTPAWVDVTINVLSMLLLVAVLFAAFRSRRAVDPLTEEDEERLRALLARQGDRDSLGYFALRREKSVIWSPTGKAAVTYRVVGGVSLASGDPIGDPEAWPGAIEPWLAEARVHGWVPAVMGASEEAGTVYARHGLDALELGDEAIVETAEFTLEGRAMRTVRQAYNRVKRAGYDVRIRRHADIPAAEMDELLRRADDWRDGATERGFSMALGRLGDPADGQCVMLECTDGNGDLRAVLSFVPWGPKGLSLDLMRRDRDSENGLMEFMVIELLERSREIGVTQVSLNFAMFRSVFERGSRLGAGPVLRMWRSLLSFFSRWWQIESLYRANAKYRPIWEPRFMLFEKSSDLLRIGIAAGRAEGFLEAPGLPKWLHRKHLETKR; from the coding sequence GTGTGGTACCTCCGAGCGGTCACCTTCGTCAACTTCCTGAGCGCCGTGTGGGTGTCGCTGGGCCAGGACCTGCGCCAGCACAACATCGACGACTTCTACACCCCGTACATGCTCACTGCGGGCTTCGCCTCCGGGATGTTCACGCTTCTGCTCGCCGTGACCATGGGCCGCCGCAAGCGGGCCTCCTGGATCCTCAACCTGGTCCTCAGCGGCCTCCTGCTGCTCGGACTCGGCTACGGATTCAGCGACGAGGACATCAGCCGGCACCCGCAGAACTGGGTGTCGCTCGTCCTGACCGGCGCCTTCTTCCTCGCCCTGCTGCTGGGCCGCCGCGAGTTCTACGCCAAGGGCGACCGCTCCAACCCCAAGCTCGCCGCCGCAGTCGGCGTGTTCGGCCTGCTCTTCACCTCGCTGGCCGCCGCCGTCCTGGTCGGCCTCACCAACCAGGCACACGGCGCCGGATCCTCCTTCATGGACCGCTGGCGGTACGGCGTCATGCGGCTGGTCACCCTGGCCGCCGACGACTCCGCCTACCGCGGCATCAGCACCCCCGCCTGGGTGGACGTCACCATCAACGTCCTGTCCATGCTGCTCCTCGTCGCCGTGCTGTTCGCCGCCTTCCGCTCCCGCCGGGCCGTCGACCCGCTCACCGAGGAGGACGAGGAACGGCTGCGCGCCCTGCTCGCCCGGCAGGGCGACCGCGACTCCCTCGGCTACTTCGCGCTGCGCCGCGAGAAGAGCGTCATCTGGTCGCCCACCGGCAAGGCCGCCGTCACCTACCGCGTGGTCGGCGGCGTCTCGCTCGCCTCCGGCGACCCCATCGGCGACCCCGAGGCCTGGCCCGGCGCCATCGAGCCCTGGCTGGCCGAGGCCCGCGTGCACGGCTGGGTCCCCGCCGTCATGGGCGCGAGCGAGGAAGCCGGCACCGTCTACGCCCGGCACGGCCTGGACGCGCTCGAACTCGGCGACGAGGCCATCGTCGAGACCGCCGAATTCACCCTCGAAGGCCGCGCCATGCGCACGGTCCGGCAGGCCTACAACCGGGTCAAGCGGGCCGGATACGACGTCCGCATCCGCCGCCACGCCGACATCCCGGCCGCCGAGATGGACGAACTGCTGCGCCGCGCCGACGACTGGCGCGACGGCGCCACCGAACGCGGCTTCTCGATGGCGCTGGGCCGGCTGGGCGACCCCGCCGACGGCCAGTGCGTGATGCTGGAGTGCACCGACGGCAACGGCGACCTGCGCGCCGTGCTCTCCTTCGTCCCCTGGGGACCCAAGGGCCTCTCCCTGGACCTGATGCGCCGTGACCGCGACTCCGAGAACGGCCTCATGGAGTTCATGGTCATCGAACTCCTCGAACGCTCCCGGGAGATCGGCGTCACCCAGGTCTCGCTGAACTTCGCGATGTTCCGCTCCGTCTTCGAGCGCGGCTCCCGGCTCGGCGCCGGCCCCGTCCTGCGGATGTGGCGCTCCCTGCTCAGCTTCTTCTCGCGCTGGTGGCAGATCGAATCCCTCTACCGGGCCAACGCCAAATACCGGCCGATCTGGGAACCGCGGTTCATGCTCTTCGAGAAGAGCTCGGACCTGCTGCGCATCGGCATCGCGGCGGGCCGCGCCGAAGGCTTCCTGGAGGCTCCAGGACTCCCGAAGTGGCTGCACCGCAAGCACCTGGAGACCAAGCGTTGA
- a CDS encoding bifunctional adenosylcobinamide kinase/adenosylcobinamide-phosphate guanylyltransferase: protein MELTLLGTGAPEGLPRPGCPCAACAVSVGGRSRAATAVLVDGSVLLDLTPGAVLAAARAGHSLAGVRQVLLTHPHGGPAVELPPGLPAAGRVPDGRELAVISGHRVRAVPMDAPGTGYEVTGPDGDRLLYLPPGGSPAGARGNHTAPYDMVLADVTGRPDGLALLRETGAVGPTTDVVAVHLGHDAPTGQELHRRLAAAGARAVPDGTTLVVGEYHAVPDLPRRTLVLGGARSGKSVEAERRLEAFPTVEYVATGGTREGDREWAQRVSLHRERRPGSWRTTETCELVPLLAADGPPLLIDCLALWLTDAMDRAGAWSDETWTGGGREQLAERVAELVAALRATSRQVVAVSNEVGSGVVPATASGRRFRDELGRLNVAVAGECEHVLLVVAGQALVLKDG, encoded by the coding sequence GTGGAACTGACTCTCCTCGGCACCGGCGCCCCCGAAGGCCTCCCCCGTCCCGGCTGTCCCTGCGCCGCCTGTGCGGTATCCGTCGGCGGCCGCAGCCGCGCGGCCACCGCCGTGCTCGTCGACGGCTCCGTCCTGCTGGACCTCACCCCGGGGGCGGTGCTGGCCGCGGCCCGTGCCGGACACTCGCTGGCCGGGGTGCGGCAGGTGCTGTTGACCCATCCGCACGGCGGGCCCGCCGTGGAACTGCCGCCGGGGCTGCCGGCCGCGGGACGCGTCCCGGACGGACGGGAGCTGGCGGTGATCAGCGGGCACCGGGTGCGGGCCGTGCCGATGGACGCGCCCGGCACCGGGTACGAGGTGACCGGACCGGACGGCGACCGGCTGCTGTACCTGCCGCCCGGCGGTTCCCCGGCAGGCGCCCGCGGCAACCACACGGCCCCGTACGACATGGTCCTCGCGGACGTCACCGGCCGCCCGGACGGGCTGGCCCTGTTGCGGGAGACCGGCGCGGTCGGCCCGACCACCGACGTCGTCGCCGTCCACCTCGGCCACGACGCCCCGACCGGCCAGGAGCTGCACCGGCGGCTCGCGGCGGCCGGCGCCCGCGCGGTGCCCGACGGCACCACCCTGGTGGTGGGGGAGTACCACGCGGTGCCGGACCTGCCGCGCCGCACCCTGGTGCTCGGCGGCGCCCGCTCCGGCAAGTCCGTGGAGGCCGAGCGGCGGCTGGAGGCCTTCCCGACGGTCGAGTACGTGGCCACCGGCGGCACCCGCGAGGGCGACCGGGAGTGGGCCCAGCGGGTCTCGCTGCACCGCGAGCGCCGCCCCGGCAGCTGGCGGACCACGGAGACCTGCGAGCTGGTGCCGCTGCTGGCGGCGGACGGCCCGCCGCTGCTGATCGACTGCCTGGCGCTGTGGCTCACCGACGCCATGGACCGGGCCGGCGCCTGGTCGGACGAGACCTGGACGGGCGGCGGCCGCGAGCAACTCGCCGAGCGCGTCGCGGAGCTGGTGGCGGCCCTGCGCGCCACCTCCCGGCAGGTCGTCGCGGTCAGCAACGAGGTCGGCTCCGGAGTCGTCCCCGCGACCGCGTCGGGGCGCCGGTTCCGCGACGAGCTGGGTCGGCTCAACGTGGCTGTGGCGGGCGAGTGCGAGCACGTCCTCCTGGTCGTGGCCGGCCAAGCGCTCGTCCTGAAGGACGGCTGA
- the cobT gene encoding nicotinate-nucleotide--dimethylbenzimidazole phosphoribosyltransferase — MNLDDFSDLIERPDAGVRRDAEERRDRLTVPPGALGRLDELADWLSAAQGSVPVRPVERPRVLLFAADHGVSSLGVSARPAAGAHLLVRAVLDGESPVAVLARRFGAGVRVVDVGVDCDPELLPADVVRHRVRRGSGRIDIEDALTAEEAEAAVRLGMAIADEEADSGTDLIVLGDLSVGGTTVAATLIAALCGTDASVVTGRGGAPIDDLAWMRKCAAIRDALRRARPVLGDQLELLAAVGGADVAAMTGFLLQCAVRRMPVILDGVVAAACGLVAQRAAFRAPDWWLAGQASGEPGQAKALDRMALNPLLDHGVTVGEGTGALLALPLVQAAAALAAELPVREDDETAEPVV, encoded by the coding sequence CTGAACCTCGACGACTTCTCCGATCTGATCGAACGCCCCGACGCGGGCGTACGGCGTGACGCCGAAGAACGCCGCGACCGGCTGACCGTGCCCCCGGGCGCCCTCGGCCGGCTCGACGAGCTGGCCGACTGGCTGTCCGCCGCACAGGGCTCGGTGCCGGTGCGCCCGGTCGAGCGGCCGCGGGTGCTGCTGTTCGCCGCCGACCACGGCGTCTCCTCCCTCGGCGTCTCGGCCCGCCCGGCCGCCGGCGCCCACCTGCTGGTGCGCGCCGTCCTCGACGGCGAGAGCCCGGTCGCGGTGCTGGCCCGCCGCTTCGGCGCGGGCGTCCGCGTGGTCGACGTGGGCGTGGACTGCGACCCCGAGCTGCTGCCCGCCGACGTCGTACGCCACCGGGTGCGCCGCGGCAGCGGCCGTATCGACATCGAGGACGCGCTGACCGCCGAGGAGGCCGAGGCCGCAGTGCGCCTCGGCATGGCGATCGCCGACGAGGAAGCCGACTCCGGCACCGACCTGATCGTGCTCGGCGACCTCAGCGTCGGCGGCACCACGGTCGCCGCCACCCTGATCGCCGCCCTGTGCGGCACGGACGCGTCCGTGGTGACCGGCCGCGGCGGCGCCCCCATCGACGACCTGGCCTGGATGCGCAAGTGCGCGGCGATCCGCGACGCGCTGCGCCGCGCCCGGCCGGTGCTGGGCGACCAGCTGGAGCTGCTGGCCGCGGTCGGCGGCGCCGACGTGGCCGCCATGACGGGTTTCCTGCTCCAGTGTGCGGTGCGCCGGATGCCGGTGATCCTCGACGGCGTGGTCGCCGCGGCCTGCGGACTGGTGGCCCAGCGGGCCGCGTTCCGGGCCCCGGACTGGTGGCTGGCGGGGCAGGCGAGCGGTGAGCCGGGCCAGGCCAAGGCGCTGGACCGGATGGCACTCAACCCTCTGCTCGACCACGGCGTCACTGTGGGAGAAGGAACCGGGGCGTTGCTGGCGCTCCCGCTCGTCCAGGCGGCTGCCGCACTCGCGGCCGAGCTGCCGGTCCGCGAGGACGACGAGACGGCTGAGCCGGTGGTCTGA
- a CDS encoding sensor histidine kinase, with protein sequence MTATPPGTRTARIRDWLCAHPLATDAMLAVAVLAAMVMGSFADPHGANGPVFGTRTPDLPSLGLMLLGAAVLVFRRCRPRTVLAASCAVSLVELLAGPPRAPVAMCAVVALFTVAARTDRPTTWRVGLLTMTGLTGAAMLAGPMPWYAQENLGLFAWTGMAAAAGDAVRSRRAFIDAIRERAERAERTRDEEARRRVAEERLRIARDLHDVVAHHIALVNVQAGVAAHVMDKRPDQAKEALAHVREASRSALGELRATVGLLRQSGDPEAPTEPAPGLAVLDELVDTFRHAGLPVDVARDPGQPPLPAAADLAVYRVIQEALTNVRKHAGAGARAEVSVVRVGRALEVTVIDDGGTALAVPAPADPGGGHGLLGMRERAGALGGSCAAGPRYGGGWRVHAILPLDNVREDA encoded by the coding sequence GTGACGGCGACACCCCCAGGCACCCGAACGGCCCGCATCCGCGACTGGCTCTGCGCGCACCCCCTCGCGACCGACGCCATGCTCGCCGTCGCGGTCCTCGCCGCGATGGTGATGGGCTCCTTCGCCGACCCGCACGGCGCCAACGGGCCCGTCTTCGGCACCCGCACCCCCGACCTGCCCAGCCTCGGGCTGATGCTGCTCGGCGCGGCCGTGCTCGTGTTCCGGCGCTGCCGCCCCCGCACGGTCCTCGCCGCGAGCTGCGCCGTCTCCCTGGTCGAACTCCTCGCCGGCCCGCCCCGGGCGCCCGTCGCCATGTGCGCCGTGGTCGCCCTGTTCACCGTGGCCGCCCGCACCGACCGCCCCACCACCTGGCGGGTCGGCCTGCTCACCATGACCGGCCTGACCGGCGCCGCCATGCTCGCCGGCCCCATGCCCTGGTACGCGCAGGAGAACCTCGGCCTCTTCGCCTGGACCGGCATGGCCGCGGCCGCCGGAGACGCCGTCCGCAGCCGCCGCGCCTTCATCGACGCCATCCGCGAACGCGCCGAACGCGCCGAACGCACCCGCGACGAAGAAGCCCGCCGGCGCGTCGCCGAGGAGCGCCTGCGCATCGCCCGCGACCTCCACGACGTGGTCGCCCACCACATCGCCCTGGTCAACGTCCAGGCCGGCGTCGCCGCCCACGTCATGGACAAGCGGCCCGACCAGGCCAAGGAAGCCCTCGCCCACGTCCGTGAGGCCAGCCGCTCCGCACTGGGCGAACTCCGCGCCACCGTCGGCCTGCTCCGCCAGTCCGGCGACCCCGAGGCCCCCACCGAACCCGCCCCGGGACTGGCCGTACTCGACGAACTCGTCGACACCTTCCGGCACGCCGGCCTCCCCGTGGACGTCGCCCGCGACCCCGGCCAGCCCCCGCTGCCCGCCGCCGCCGACCTCGCCGTCTACCGGGTGATCCAGGAAGCCCTCACCAACGTCCGCAAGCACGCCGGCGCCGGCGCCCGCGCCGAGGTCAGCGTCGTACGGGTGGGCCGCGCCCTGGAGGTCACCGTCATCGACGACGGCGGCACCGCACTCGCCGTCCCCGCCCCCGCCGACCCCGGCGGCGGCCACGGCCTCCTCGGCATGCGCGAACGGGCCGGGGCGCTCGGCGGCAGCTGCGCGGCCGGACCCCGTTACGGAGGCGGCTGGCGGGTCCATGCGATCCTGCCCCTCGACAACGTCAGGGAGGACGCATGA
- a CDS encoding response regulator transcription factor, translated as MSTERPIRVLLADDQALLRSAFKVLVNSEPDMEVVGEASDGAQAVELAREHRADIVLMDIRMPGTDGLAATRMISADPDLAHVRVVMLTTFEVDEYVVQALRAGASGFLGKGAEPEDLLGAIRIAAAGDALLSPAATKGLIASFLAQSGGPGPAPAAAGHAERLAALTVREREVLVHVAAGLSNDEIAERLEVSPLTVKTHVNRAMAKLSARDRAQLVVIAYESGLVRPRGERAQ; from the coding sequence ATGAGCACCGAACGCCCCATCAGGGTGCTGCTCGCCGACGACCAGGCCCTGCTGCGCAGCGCCTTCAAGGTCCTCGTGAACTCCGAGCCGGACATGGAGGTCGTCGGCGAGGCCTCCGACGGCGCCCAGGCCGTCGAACTCGCCCGCGAACACCGCGCGGACATCGTCCTCATGGACATCCGGATGCCCGGCACCGACGGCCTCGCCGCCACCCGCATGATCAGCGCCGACCCCGACCTCGCCCACGTCCGCGTCGTGATGCTCACGACCTTCGAAGTCGACGAGTACGTGGTCCAGGCGCTGCGCGCGGGCGCCTCCGGCTTCCTCGGCAAGGGCGCCGAACCCGAGGACCTGCTCGGCGCCATCCGCATCGCCGCAGCCGGCGACGCCCTGCTCTCCCCGGCCGCCACCAAAGGGCTGATCGCCTCGTTCCTCGCCCAGAGCGGCGGCCCCGGACCCGCCCCGGCCGCCGCCGGCCACGCCGAACGCCTCGCCGCGCTCACCGTCCGCGAACGCGAGGTCCTCGTCCACGTGGCCGCGGGCCTGTCCAACGACGAGATCGCCGAGCGGCTGGAGGTCAGCCCGCTCACCGTCAAGACCCACGTGAACCGGGCCATGGCCAAGCTCTCGGCCCGCGACCGCGCCCAACTGGTGGTCATCGCCTACGAATCGGGCCTGGTGCGCCCGCGCGGCGAGCGGGCGCAGTAG